The proteins below are encoded in one region of Thermocladium sp. ECH_B:
- a CDS encoding lysine transporter LysE, which yields MLNFLIGMMLGFSLAVPPGPMNALIAAESLRSPIHGTMVGAGAMTADAILMTISLLLYQLVKPFVYYIYLAGGIIMIYLAYNVLMSKQTGSNNKAVTISYTKGIIMGITNPYQISWWVTAGLSFISIFGIESVLGLFIAIIIWIIVFPIIINLGSRYGGSKTYDVIRVTTAAAIVGFGLYFIINGLTQLHLISL from the coding sequence ATGTTAAACTTCTTGATAGGCATGATGCTTGGATTCTCATTAGCAGTGCCTCCTGGACCCATGAATGCATTAATAGCGGCAGAGTCGCTTAGATCCCCCATTCATGGAACTATGGTTGGAGCGGGAGCAATGACGGCGGATGCCATATTGATGACCATATCGCTGCTTCTCTATCAATTAGTGAAGCCATTCGTGTACTATATATACTTGGCTGGGGGCATTATAATGATTTACCTAGCGTATAATGTGCTAATGAGCAAGCAAACTGGATCTAATAATAAAGCCGTAACTATTAGCTATACTAAGGGAATCATTATGGGCATAACTAATCCATACCAAATAAGTTGGTGGGTAACTGCTGGATTGAGCTTTATAAGCATATTTGGCATAGAAAGTGTATTAGGCCTATTCATCGCCATAATTATATGGATAATCGTTTTCCCCATAATAATCAACTTGGGCAGCAGGTATGGAGGATCAAAGACATACGACGTAATTAGGGTAACCACTGCAGCAGCAATAGTGGGCTTTGGATTGTACTTCATAATTAATGGACTAACCCAACTTCACTTGATAAGTCTCTAA
- a CDS encoding signal recognition particle-docking protein FtsY, whose product MFEKIRDAFKKAADTIASSIGEKEXGEKEVNELLDNLFNELIEYDVALESAEQIINSLRNHLIKIRVPRFGDRLGIINNSLYEAFMDLLRDVPNLDLIQSIEEKKGRPFIMMYLGPNGYGKTTSIAKITKYLLDRRYSVIWAAADTFRAGAIEQLEGHATKLGIKVIRHQYGADPAAVVYDAIQHASSRHIDVVMIDTAGRMHTDKSLMEEIRKIHRVASPDLTIFVADALMGNEALEIARTYAKYVPINAIMVTKVDAYPKGGSILTLLIELKKPIIFMGTGQGYDDLQSFDKSIFIKRILGIN is encoded by the coding sequence ATGTTTGAAAAGATACGTGACGCGTTTAAGAAGGCCGCCGATACAATAGCTAGCTCCATAGGAGAGAAGGAACNTGGGGAAAAGGAGGTAAATGAATTGCTTGATAATTTATTCAACGAATTAATTGAATACGACGTTGCGCTGGAGTCGGCGGAGCAAATAATAAACTCATTGCGGAACCACCTAATTAAGATACGTGTGCCTCGCTTTGGCGATAGATTAGGCATAATCAATAATTCATTATATGAGGCCTTCATGGACTTGTTAAGGGATGTGCCTAACCTAGACTTAATTCAAAGCATTGAAGAAAAGAAGGGGAGGCCATTCATTATGATGTATCTTGGACCGAATGGCTACGGTAAGACAACTAGCATAGCTAAGATAACTAAGTATCTATTGGATAGGAGGTACAGCGTGATTTGGGCTGCTGCCGACACGTTTAGGGCAGGCGCAATAGAGCAGCTAGAGGGTCATGCAACTAAGTTAGGCATTAAAGTGATTAGGCATCAGTATGGCGCAGATCCAGCGGCAGTGGTTTATGACGCAATTCAACACGCCTCAAGTAGGCATATTGATGTGGTTATGATTGATACTGCGGGACGAATGCATACAGATAAGAGCCTAATGGAGGAGATAAGGAAGATACATAGGGTGGCTTCACCTGACTTAACGATCTTTGTGGCAGATGCATTGATGGGTAATGAAGCGCTCGAGATAGCTAGGACATATGCGAAATACGTGCCCATAAATGCAATAATGGTGACTAAAGTGGATGCGTATCCTAAGGGCGGTTCGATTCTAACTTTGTTGATTGAATTGAAAAAGCCGATAATATTCATGGGTACCGGTCAAGGCTATGATGATTTACAAAGTTTTGATAAGTCAATATTCATAAAACGAATACTTGGGATTAATTAA